A genomic segment from Kyrpidia tusciae DSM 2912 encodes:
- a CDS encoding purine/pyrimidine permease produces the protein MVGGIGIAGAAGRSVQWLIYLIASVVPIPVVLAQAFHLDPVTAAGFISRACLVAGAASLVQGLWGHRMPINDGPAGLWFAVFFLFASAAAGGPGIPRALEMGLLAAGTFVILLAVTGAFQIIRKWFTSAVTGCYLLLLAAQMAGPFFEGVLGLPVSPHGVWFGWGGMLTVAIILAASLGPVRWLRQYSVLIGMAIGWMAMAAAGYHSGEAAQTGAWFAWPSPFLFGPPVWNWSVVVNGLFVSIILISNLVASVEAMERILQVPPADMRRAGFWHGVTTVAAGVAGTVGMIPQSTASGFVALTGIRDRLPFFWGSAMLAAMGFFPGIAGWLAAMPREVGYGVMFASFTQLILVGLDAMRQAHLGPGQRQGLGLALLLGLGLTALPSGAFSALPQVVRVFLSNGLVVGTLVYLLWDGTYRWVAGRRSKGCSREGTAR, from the coding sequence GTGGTTGGCGGGATCGGAATCGCCGGTGCGGCGGGGCGCAGTGTGCAATGGTTGATTTATCTGATCGCATCGGTGGTCCCCATCCCCGTGGTGCTCGCTCAAGCGTTTCATCTGGATCCAGTGACGGCCGCCGGATTCATTTCCCGGGCCTGCTTGGTTGCTGGCGCCGCTTCACTGGTTCAGGGTTTATGGGGTCACCGGATGCCCATTAATGACGGACCAGCCGGCCTGTGGTTTGCCGTTTTTTTCTTGTTCGCCTCGGCGGCCGCCGGCGGTCCCGGCATTCCCCGGGCTTTAGAAATGGGCCTGTTGGCGGCGGGCACCTTTGTCATACTGTTGGCGGTGACCGGCGCCTTTCAGATCATCCGAAAATGGTTCACTTCCGCGGTGACGGGTTGTTACTTGCTCCTCTTGGCCGCCCAGATGGCCGGGCCGTTTTTTGAGGGGGTACTCGGGTTGCCGGTGTCTCCCCACGGGGTCTGGTTCGGTTGGGGGGGTATGCTCACGGTTGCCATCATTCTTGCGGCATCTCTGGGGCCGGTGCGCTGGCTTCGGCAGTACTCGGTGCTCATCGGGATGGCGATCGGCTGGATGGCCATGGCTGCGGCTGGCTACCACTCCGGGGAGGCAGCCCAGACCGGGGCTTGGTTTGCCTGGCCCAGTCCGTTTCTGTTCGGTCCCCCCGTTTGGAATTGGTCGGTGGTGGTGAACGGTTTATTCGTGTCCATTATCCTGATTAGCAACCTGGTCGCCTCGGTGGAAGCCATGGAGCGGATTCTGCAGGTTCCCCCGGCAGATATGCGCCGCGCCGGCTTCTGGCACGGGGTGACGACGGTGGCCGCCGGGGTGGCTGGAACGGTGGGGATGATCCCGCAATCCACGGCGTCGGGGTTTGTCGCTCTAACCGGCATTCGGGATCGGCTGCCATTTTTTTGGGGTTCGGCGATGCTGGCGGCAATGGGATTTTTTCCAGGGATCGCCGGATGGTTAGCGGCCATGCCCCGGGAAGTGGGATACGGCGTCATGTTTGCATCCTTTACACAATTGATTCTGGTGGGGCTGGACGCCATGCGCCAAGCTCACCTGGGTCCGGGGCAGCGTCAGGGTCTCGGGCTGGCCCTGCTCCTGGGGCTGGGTTTGACAGCCCTTCCCAGTGGTGCCTTCTCTGCACTGCCACAGGTGGTTCGCGTTTTTCTCAGCAACGGCCTGGTGGTCGGGACGTTGGTCTATCTCCTCTGGGATGGGACGTATCGTTGGGTGGCCGGCCGGCGGTCGAAGGGGTGCTCTAGGGAGGGAACGGCAAGGTGA
- a CDS encoding glycerophosphodiester phosphodiesterase, which produces MNSEPVEVRVWAHRGASAETPENTLAAFRRAVEIGVGGIELDVQLTRDGVPVVLHDPTLERTTDGRGWVGDWTWSELRRLDAGAWFHPRFAGERIPTLAEALVAIPEEVWINIELKTTPEVYRGLEEQVVNCVRASGRRRIIYSSFDHSALERLQRIDPEARLGLLYDGFLLSPWKYARQAGLRIYSLHVRHWFAGRGLAQAARRKGLAVFAYTVNDPRRAAHLFRSGVHGVFTDNPRRVRG; this is translated from the coding sequence GTGAATAGCGAACCGGTGGAAGTGCGAGTGTGGGCGCACCGGGGAGCTTCGGCGGAGACACCGGAGAATACGTTGGCTGCGTTCCGCCGGGCCGTGGAGATCGGTGTCGGGGGGATCGAGCTCGATGTGCAGTTGACCCGGGACGGCGTCCCGGTGGTCCTGCACGATCCGACGCTGGAGCGGACCACGGATGGCCGGGGCTGGGTGGGCGATTGGACTTGGTCGGAGTTGCGCCGACTCGATGCCGGGGCGTGGTTTCATCCGCGCTTTGCTGGAGAACGGATTCCGACGTTGGCCGAAGCCTTAGTGGCAATTCCCGAAGAAGTTTGGATCAACATCGAACTGAAGACGACGCCGGAGGTGTACCGGGGTCTCGAAGAGCAGGTGGTCAACTGCGTGCGGGCGTCCGGGCGGCGAAGGATCATCTATTCTTCTTTCGATCACTCGGCCCTGGAGCGGCTTCAGCGGATCGATCCCGAGGCCCGATTGGGGTTGTTGTACGATGGGTTTCTTTTGTCCCCTTGGAAATATGCCCGGCAGGCGGGGCTGAGGATTTACAGCCTTCATGTGCGTCACTGGTTTGCCGGGCGGGGCTTGGCCCAGGCCGCCCGCCGTAAGGGTTTGGCGGTCTTTGCATACACGGTCAACGATCCGCGCCGGGCGGCACACTTATTTCGCTCGGGCGTGCATGGGGTGTTTACGGACAACCCCCGGCGGGTGCGGGGTTGA
- a CDS encoding ABC1 kinase family protein: protein MEGGKWFMGRQAKWWRVQQITRVFLKHGFGYLWDGRKEIASPERGRSMGRRLRQVCEELGPTFVKLGQLISTRPDLVSPEVAAELEQLQDQVPPVPFEVIARCLEEEFDKPIDRLFSFIDPTPLAAASIGQVHRARLPSGQEVAVKVQRPGIEGHIETDVAILEELAAWAEVHTQWGKIYPLTAIVGELRQSLRRELDYRLEAQYARQMRRRLPDESDVYIPDVVGEYSTRRVFTAEYMEGSKLSSQAVEALSQERKRRLARTIAETILHQMLVDGLFHADPHPGNWLVKKDGSLVLLDFGMVGRLTPEHKSQLADLIIALMRQDTPAIVEALLNLGVAPVDVDRVALYRDVDEIRDQFYEVPLHEIDIRDVVRLTFELSFRHQIRIPTHLTLVGKAMVTLGGVVEQLDPSLSIVELAEPFGTELFVGRYTPRAAAEKLAAYGRRWRKIAEEAPDWLAEWASAAGDGELRLGLRLRDGQWALRRVERAVNRLAASVILLSLAVVVAALVLGGFARSPVPTWFYTAVTVGLAAIGAITFWLIMEITRSGKK from the coding sequence ATGGAAGGCGGGAAGTGGTTCATGGGGCGACAGGCCAAGTGGTGGCGGGTGCAACAGATCACCCGGGTATTTCTCAAACACGGTTTTGGCTACCTGTGGGATGGGCGTAAGGAAATCGCGTCCCCGGAGCGGGGGCGGTCCATGGGAAGGCGATTGCGCCAGGTGTGCGAAGAGTTGGGGCCGACTTTTGTAAAATTGGGCCAGTTGATCAGCACCCGGCCGGATTTGGTGTCTCCGGAGGTGGCGGCGGAGCTGGAGCAGCTTCAGGATCAGGTTCCCCCGGTTCCCTTTGAAGTGATTGCCCGCTGTCTGGAAGAGGAATTTGATAAACCCATAGACCGCTTGTTCTCGTTTATCGATCCGACTCCTCTGGCGGCCGCCTCCATCGGACAAGTACATAGGGCCAGACTCCCTTCGGGCCAGGAGGTTGCCGTCAAAGTGCAAAGGCCGGGCATTGAGGGACACATTGAAACCGATGTGGCGATCTTGGAAGAGTTGGCGGCCTGGGCCGAAGTGCACACCCAGTGGGGAAAGATCTACCCCCTCACCGCCATTGTCGGAGAGCTTCGCCAATCTTTGCGCCGGGAGCTGGATTATCGCCTGGAGGCTCAGTATGCCCGGCAGATGCGTCGGCGTCTGCCGGATGAGAGCGACGTTTACATCCCCGATGTAGTGGGGGAATATTCCACTCGTCGGGTGTTCACCGCCGAGTATATGGAAGGTTCCAAATTATCTTCCCAGGCGGTGGAGGCGCTCAGCCAGGAGCGAAAACGGCGCCTCGCCCGAACCATTGCAGAGACGATCCTCCACCAAATGCTGGTGGACGGTCTATTTCACGCCGACCCCCATCCCGGCAACTGGCTGGTCAAGAAAGACGGCTCCCTGGTACTGCTCGATTTCGGCATGGTGGGAAGGCTGACTCCGGAGCACAAAAGCCAGTTGGCAGACCTGATCATCGCGCTCATGCGCCAAGACACCCCGGCCATAGTCGAGGCGCTGCTCAATCTAGGGGTAGCTCCGGTGGATGTGGACCGGGTCGCCCTGTACCGGGACGTGGATGAGATTCGCGATCAGTTTTACGAAGTGCCCCTTCACGAAATCGACATCCGGGATGTGGTGCGCCTCACTTTCGAGTTGTCATTCCGCCACCAGATCCGCATACCGACCCATTTGACGCTGGTGGGGAAAGCCATGGTCACCCTGGGCGGAGTGGTGGAGCAGCTCGATCCCTCGCTTAGTATCGTGGAGTTGGCCGAGCCCTTTGGCACGGAATTGTTTGTCGGGCGCTATACCCCCAGAGCGGCGGCGGAGAAACTTGCGGCCTACGGTCGGCGATGGCGAAAGATTGCCGAAGAGGCACCGGACTGGTTGGCGGAATGGGCTTCGGCGGCCGGGGACGGCGAGTTGCGGCTCGGGCTGCGCCTTCGGGACGGACAATGGGCGCTGCGTCGGGTGGAGCGGGCGGTGAATCGGTTGGCGGCCAGTGTGATCCTCCTGTCCCTGGCGGTGGTGGTGGCGGCCTTGGTCCTCGGGGGATTCGCCCGTTCCCCAGTGCCCACTTGGTTTTATACCGCTGTGACAGTGGGGCTTGCGGCCATTGGCGCGATAACGTTTTGGTTAATCATGGAAATTACCCGGTCCGGGAAAAAGTGA
- a CDS encoding 2-hydroxyacid dehydrogenase has protein sequence MRPVLYIARKLPDEALRVAENDCEVRLWDRESEPVPRNVLLDQLRDAEGLVSVLTERVDDELLKAAPRLKVVANMAVGYDNIDVEACRRHGVIVTNTPDVLTETTADLAWALLLATARRLPQSAELVRDGGWTTWSPLGLTGVDVYGKSLGILGMGRIGEAVARRAQGFGMTILYHNRRPRPEVEERLGARYLSLDALLREADILVILTPLTAETRHLIARNELAKMKSTAILVNVSRGPVVDEEALVDALRNGVIWGAGLDVYEREPIGADHPLLQLDNAVCLPHIGSATVATRTAMARLAVENAVNVLTGKEPLTPV, from the coding sequence ATGCGGCCGGTTCTTTACATCGCCCGGAAACTGCCCGATGAAGCTTTGCGCGTGGCAGAAAATGATTGTGAGGTTCGCCTGTGGGACCGGGAGTCCGAGCCTGTTCCCCGAAATGTCTTGTTGGACCAATTGCGGGATGCCGAAGGCCTGGTCTCCGTGCTGACCGAGCGGGTGGACGACGAGTTGCTAAAAGCTGCTCCCCGCCTTAAGGTGGTGGCCAACATGGCGGTGGGCTACGACAACATCGATGTGGAGGCCTGCCGCCGCCACGGGGTCATCGTGACCAATACGCCGGACGTGCTGACGGAGACCACGGCGGATCTAGCTTGGGCGCTGTTGCTCGCCACCGCCCGGCGGCTTCCCCAATCCGCCGAACTGGTTCGAGATGGGGGCTGGACCACCTGGTCGCCCCTGGGGCTGACCGGTGTAGATGTCTATGGCAAAAGCCTGGGCATTCTCGGTATGGGCCGGATTGGAGAAGCGGTGGCGCGCCGGGCTCAGGGGTTTGGCATGACCATTCTGTACCATAATCGCCGCCCCCGGCCGGAAGTAGAGGAGCGCCTTGGCGCCCGGTACCTGAGTTTGGACGCACTCCTGCGTGAGGCGGACATCCTGGTCATCCTCACCCCCCTGACGGCGGAAACCCGGCACCTCATCGCCCGCAACGAACTGGCAAAAATGAAATCCACCGCGATTCTCGTCAATGTGTCCCGGGGGCCGGTGGTGGACGAGGAAGCGTTAGTGGACGCCCTGCGAAATGGGGTGATCTGGGGGGCGGGCTTGGATGTTTATGAGCGGGAGCCCATTGGGGCCGATCATCCCCTGCTCCAGTTGGATAATGCCGTGTGTCTGCCCCACATCGGCAGCGCCACGGTGGCAACCCGCACCGCCATGGCCCGGTTGGCGGTGGAGAACGCGGTGAACGTTCTGACGGGCAAAGAGCCCCTTACACCGGTGTGA
- a CDS encoding type II toxin-antitoxin system VapC family toxin, with protein sequence MPFVLDASMALSWCFPEEGSEKNDAILQRRAWDPGIVPAIWSMEVGNALLTAGRRGRLTDAERREAADLLAHLGIEVEPASTGHILLHVLPVAAQYELSIYDAAYLEMALRKHLPLAAADQKLAQAAATDGVELLTPV encoded by the coding sequence ATGCCTTTTGTTCTCGACGCCTCGATGGCATTGAGTTGGTGTTTCCCCGAGGAAGGTTCGGAAAAAAACGACGCTATTCTTCAGCGCCGTGCGTGGGACCCGGGCATCGTGCCGGCCATCTGGTCCATGGAGGTCGGCAATGCCCTGCTGACCGCGGGCCGCCGCGGCCGGTTGACGGACGCAGAGCGCCGGGAAGCCGCCGATTTGTTGGCACATCTGGGAATCGAGGTTGAACCCGCGTCGACCGGGCACATCCTGCTTCACGTGCTCCCGGTCGCCGCACAGTACGAACTGTCCATCTACGATGCCGCGTATCTGGAGATGGCGCTGCGAAAACACCTCCCGCTCGCCGCCGCCGACCAAAAACTCGCTCAGGCGGCGGCGACCGACGGGGTGGAATTGCTCACACCGGTGTAA
- a CDS encoding type II toxin-antitoxin system Phd/YefM family antitoxin, giving the protein MKQIGAYEAKVHLSELLDQVAQGETILITKKGKPVAKMVPVESDEWTWEKIVHRLYQLRKNVKPGTPSIREMIEEGRRF; this is encoded by the coding sequence ATGAAACAAATCGGAGCCTATGAAGCGAAGGTTCATTTATCGGAATTATTGGATCAAGTGGCGCAGGGAGAAACGATCTTGATTACGAAGAAAGGCAAACCGGTCGCAAAGATGGTGCCGGTCGAATCAGACGAATGGACCTGGGAGAAGATCGTCCATCGTCTTTACCAGCTTCGGAAGAACGTCAAACCGGGAACGCCGTCCATTCGCGAAATGATTGAGGAAGGCCGGCGATTCTAA
- a CDS encoding DUF5654 family protein, protein MVRTVLEKMIDLATAGFGLVAALAWNDLIKQLIQDFVSPYVPKGWGLFSMFLYALVVTALAVWITSYLGRLAALRREKDDAEAEKPSAEPAEPQTAIGAADIEEAVLRAMIRFRRMERGE, encoded by the coding sequence ATGGTTCGAACCGTGCTGGAAAAAATGATCGATCTCGCCACAGCGGGTTTCGGGCTGGTGGCCGCCTTGGCGTGGAACGATCTGATCAAACAATTGATTCAGGATTTCGTGTCCCCGTATGTTCCGAAAGGCTGGGGGCTTTTCTCGATGTTCCTCTATGCCCTGGTGGTGACGGCGTTGGCCGTCTGGATCACGTCGTATCTCGGCCGGTTGGCGGCTCTAAGGCGGGAGAAAGACGACGCCGAGGCAGAAAAACCCTCTGCGGAACCCGCGGAGCCGCAAACGGCCATCGGGGCCGCGGACATCGAAGAGGCCGTCCTCCGTGCTATGATCCGATTTCGTCGGATGGAAAGGGGAGAGTGA
- a CDS encoding IS1096 element passenger TnpR family protein: MEAVSCTRRHHLWTHILRVTSPLFGSGDRPAPVCVDGENACSPEDVGGPGGYAVFRQIISQPDHPEYEQWITIVARYVCYDNTICSQWFV; the protein is encoded by the coding sequence TTGGAGGCGGTTTCGTGTACCCGCCGACATCACCTTTGGACGCATATCCTGCGGGTGACATCTCCTCTCTTCGGCTCCGGAGACCGTCCTGCGCCTGTCTGTGTGGATGGAGAGAATGCCTGCTCTCCCGAGGATGTAGGAGGACCGGGCGGCTACGCCGTGTTTCGACAAATCATCAGCCAACCCGATCACCCGGAGTACGAGCAATGGATCACTATCGTTGCCAGGTATGTATGCTATGATAATACTATCTGCAGCCAATGGTTCGTTTGA
- the brxF gene encoding BREX-3 system P-loop-containing protein BrxF, with translation MDTLRVQRELEQLHMRRHQLLILCHAPRVSVLPRLAKQLHFPLISLSLSLSEALLECPHSRQPRVAGMLVERLVSGCGETVVGLHRIELLFLPRLQLDPLRLLEQLSRNKMLVVTWPGHYKGGQLVYAEPWHPEYRRYIETDARIITFEESREEHDEVSRLDSI, from the coding sequence ATGGACACGCTGCGAGTACAGCGCGAATTAGAGCAACTGCACATGCGCCGCCATCAATTGCTCATCCTCTGTCACGCGCCGCGTGTGTCTGTCTTGCCGCGTTTGGCCAAGCAGTTGCATTTTCCGCTCATTTCGCTAAGCCTTTCCCTGAGTGAGGCGCTGCTGGAATGTCCGCATTCCCGCCAACCGCGGGTGGCAGGAATGCTCGTGGAACGTCTTGTGTCCGGGTGCGGGGAGACAGTGGTCGGATTGCACCGGATTGAACTCTTGTTTTTGCCCCGGTTGCAACTTGACCCGCTTCGGCTGTTGGAACAGCTCAGCCGCAACAAGATGTTGGTCGTCACTTGGCCGGGGCATTATAAAGGGGGACAACTTGTATATGCTGAACCGTGGCATCCCGAGTACCGCCGCTACATTGAGACAGATGCGCGAATTATAACGTTCGAGGAGAGCAGGGAAGAGCACGATGAAGTATCACGACTTGATTCAATTTGA
- a CDS encoding DUF6079 family protein, translated as MKYHDLIQFEPIETVVQLRESERPEVADQLLETYVISDRMAEILAEVVIEQLQFDRPADNKGLLVVGNYGTGKSHLMSVIAAVAERAGVSHKLTHPRVSERAQAIEGRFQVIRVEIGASKMPLRDIICGEIEDHLKEIGVNYTFPPADQIRNHKDPFNEMMAAFHEVYPEQGLLLVVDELLDYLRGRREQELILDLGFLREIGEMCRISRFRFIAGVQEMLFDNPTFQFVAEQLRRVRERFEQVQIVREDIAYVVSQRLLKKDEKQKSWIRQHLGRFTKLYDKLQEQLETYVELFPVHPAYLSTFEKVSIAEKRVILKTISVEIRKRLDEEVPDNAPGVISYDSYWPYLISDVSNRSDPDLREVMQKSSALQDRIEHAFTRPVYKPMALRIVQALSVHRLTTGDIYAKLGMTADELRDSLFLYVETPEEDEVDPIVKTFFWPFLKCVEIPEFGYGRRTCFPFLDHPSIILVEEPPFVVGARSWQEDPPPWRRGPL; from the coding sequence ATGAAGTATCACGACTTGATTCAATTTGAACCGATTGAGACCGTGGTCCAGCTGCGCGAGTCGGAGCGCCCAGAAGTGGCGGATCAGTTGCTGGAAACCTACGTTATATCCGATCGGATGGCGGAGATATTGGCCGAGGTGGTCATTGAACAATTGCAGTTTGACCGTCCGGCAGACAACAAAGGACTGCTGGTGGTTGGTAACTACGGAACCGGGAAATCTCACCTGATGAGCGTCATCGCAGCGGTGGCGGAGCGGGCCGGCGTAAGCCACAAGCTCACGCATCCACGCGTGTCTGAACGGGCCCAGGCGATTGAGGGGCGTTTCCAGGTGATCCGAGTTGAAATCGGAGCTTCAAAGATGCCGCTCCGCGACATCATCTGTGGGGAGATCGAAGATCATTTGAAGGAGATTGGCGTAAATTACACCTTCCCGCCGGCTGACCAGATCCGAAATCACAAGGACCCGTTCAATGAAATGATGGCTGCTTTCCACGAGGTATATCCGGAGCAGGGACTTTTGCTGGTGGTCGATGAGCTTTTGGATTATTTGCGCGGGCGGCGGGAGCAGGAACTCATCTTGGATCTCGGCTTTTTGCGCGAAATCGGCGAAATGTGCCGTATTTCGCGTTTCCGATTTATCGCCGGCGTACAGGAGATGCTGTTTGATAACCCGACATTTCAGTTTGTGGCGGAACAGCTGCGCCGTGTACGGGAGCGATTTGAACAGGTGCAGATCGTTCGGGAGGACATTGCTTATGTGGTTTCACAGCGCCTTTTGAAAAAGGATGAGAAGCAAAAGTCCTGGATCCGCCAGCACCTCGGGCGGTTTACCAAACTGTACGACAAGCTCCAGGAACAGCTGGAAACCTACGTTGAACTGTTTCCGGTTCACCCGGCTTATCTGTCCACCTTCGAAAAGGTCTCCATTGCGGAAAAGCGTGTCATTCTGAAAACGATCAGCGTCGAAATCCGCAAGCGTCTGGATGAAGAGGTGCCGGACAATGCTCCCGGTGTCATCTCATATGACAGTTATTGGCCCTATCTGATCAGCGATGTATCCAATCGCAGCGACCCTGACTTGCGCGAAGTGATGCAAAAATCCAGTGCCCTTCAAGATCGGATTGAACATGCCTTCACCCGGCCTGTATACAAGCCGATGGCTTTGCGCATTGTCCAGGCGCTGTCCGTGCACCGTCTGACCACGGGGGACATCTACGCCAAGCTGGGCATGACGGCTGACGAACTGAGGGACAGCCTGTTCCTCTACGTGGAGACGCCGGAGGAGGATGAGGTGGACCCCATTGTCAAGACATTTTTTTGGCCCTTTTTAAAGTGTGTTGAGATTCCTGAATTTGGATATGGACGCCGGACCTGTTTTCCATTTCTGGATCATCCCTCGATCATTCTGGTGGAGGAGCCCCCCTTCGTCGTTGGTGCTCGTTCTTGGCAGGAGGATCCCCCTCCTTGGCGGAGGGGCCCCCTCTAG
- a CDS encoding IS3 family transposase (programmed frameshift) translates to MPRKKYDTDFKTKVVLEILKEEKTLSQLASEYGVHVNQLRQWRDIALENWPQAFEPENKQLAKIRSEYEDKIQELYAEVGRLSTQLSWLEKKNLASLSREDRLALIDFQERELPLAVQAELLGLNRSSLYYRPVGPSEEEVRLKHRIDQIYTEHPFYGSRRITAILRSEHWTVNRKAVQRHMREMGIAGITPGPNLSRRAQAHRVYPYLLHGLKIERPNQVWGIDITYIRMAHGWMYLVAILDWYSRYVVSYELDQTLHMDFVLKALHRALRQWTPEIMNSDQGSHFTSPKYTDVLLNHGIRISMDGRGRALDNIFTERLWRSLKQEEVYLHDYQTPKQAREGIARYLEFYNHKRPHQSLGYVTPASVFGL, encoded by the exons ATGCCGAGAAAAAAGTATGATACTGACTTCAAAACCAAAGTTGTCCTGGAAATTCTCAAAGAGGAAAAGACGCTCTCGCAATTGGCATCCGAATATGGTGTTCATGTCAATCAACTCCGCCAGTGGCGGGATATCGCCTTGGAAAACTGGCCACAAGCGTTTGAACCTGAGAATAAACAGCTGGCAAAAATTCGTTCAGAATATGAAGACAAGATCCAAGAATTGTATGCGGAGGTCGGTCGCCTGAGCACACAATTGTCTTGGTTGGA GAAAAAAAATCTCGCCTCGCTCAGTCGAGAGGACAGGCTGGCTCTCATCGATTTCCAAGAACGTGAACTCCCGCTCGCCGTTCAGGCCGAGCTTCTGGGCTTAAATCGGTCCAGCCTGTACTACAGGCCGGTCGGACCATCCGAGGAGGAGGTGAGGCTCAAACACCGGATTGACCAAATCTACACGGAGCATCCGTTCTACGGTTCCCGGCGCATCACGGCCATTTTACGCAGTGAACATTGGACCGTCAACCGCAAGGCCGTCCAGCGTCATATGCGGGAAATGGGGATTGCCGGCATCACTCCGGGTCCCAATTTGAGCCGGCGCGCCCAGGCACACCGGGTGTATCCCTACCTGTTGCACGGCTTGAAGATCGAGCGTCCGAATCAGGTCTGGGGCATCGACATCACGTATATCCGCATGGCGCATGGCTGGATGTATCTGGTGGCGATCCTGGACTGGTACTCCCGTTACGTGGTCAGCTATGAGCTGGATCAAACCCTGCATATGGATTTTGTTCTCAAGGCCTTGCATCGGGCCCTGCGGCAGTGGACGCCGGAGATCATGAATAGCGACCAAGGAAGTCATTTTACCAGCCCGAAGTACACGGACGTCCTGCTAAATCATGGGATTCGGATCAGCATGGACGGCCGGGGTCGAGCCCTGGACAACATCTTCACCGAGCGCCTGTGGCGGAGTCTGAAGCAGGAAGAGGTGTATCTTCACGACTACCAAACGCCGAAACAGGCTCGGGAAGGGATCGCCAGATACCTGGAGTTCTACAACCACAAGCGCCCGCACCAGTCCCTGGGATACGTGACGCCGGCCTCTGTGTTCGGGCTCTAG